A DNA window from Macrobrachium rosenbergii isolate ZJJX-2024 chromosome 41, ASM4041242v1, whole genome shotgun sequence contains the following coding sequences:
- the LOC136826476 gene encoding techylectin-5A-like has protein sequence MFMTQWKTPLVVTVVFILNFKKVSAFPKSQILWFDVGPQIRNCRDVQRQGNTTSGIYLIFPYKCCPDVPLQVFCDMETDGGGWTVIQRRADIEPREDFYRTWMEYALGFGNLKGEFWLGNDNIHALTDQTLNEIRFDLADFKDNTRWAKYKFFYLHDRSSSYKLEVVEYSGDAGDSFTTHSGAQFSAKDIDNDAHPPESCSVMYKGAWWYKACHASNLNGQYLSGNHTSYADGVNWFAWLGHHYSLKKTEMKIRPAY, from the exons ATGTTTATGACGCAATGGAAAACACCCTTAGTAGTGACAGTGGTATTCATCTTGAATTTCAAGAAGGTTTCTGCTTTCCCAAAATCTCAGATTCTATGGTTTGACGTCGGACCACAAATTCGTAACTGTCGAGATGTACAAAGGCAAGGCAACACCACAAGTGGAATCTACTTGATTTTCCCCTACAAATGTTGTCCTGATGTCCCTCTTCag GTCTTCTGTGACATGGAGACAGATGGTGGTGGATGGACTGTCATTCAACGTCGGGCTGACATTGAACCAAGAGAGGACTTCTATCGTACCTGGATGGAATATGCCCTTGGCTTTGGTAACCTGAAGGGAGAATTCTGGTTAGGAAATGACAACATCCATGCCTTAACGGATCAGACACTGAATGAAATAAGATTCGATCTAGCTGACTTTAAGGACAATACACGATGGGCCAAATACAAGTTTTTCTATCTCCACGACCGAAGTTCGTCTTACAAACTGGAGGTTGTGGAATACAGTGGAGATGCTGGTGATTCCTTTACAACTCACAGTGGAGCGCAGTTTTCGGCCAAAGACATCGATAACGATGCACATCCTCCAGAAAGCTGTTCAGTTAT GTACAAAGGGGCCTGGTGGTACAAGGCGTGCCATGCATCAAACCTTAATGGGCAGTATCTCTCTGGAAACCACACATCCTATGCCGATGGAGTAAACTGGTTCGCATGGCTTGGTCATCACTACTCTCTTAAGAAGACAGAGATGAAAATTAGACCTGCTTATTAA